The Archocentrus centrarchus isolate MPI-CPG fArcCen1 chromosome 18 unlocalized genomic scaffold, fArcCen1 scaffold_23_ctg1, whole genome shotgun sequence genome contains a region encoding:
- the LOC115775022 gene encoding endosialin-like: MGSLVNSAAAFLSTSLLVLLFGFSSVLAQDLRETDALCNSDGCFVVYFQRKTFLDSWRACKEKGGNLATIKQKEDATTIATLFSTVDLRHSRTKVQVWIGLQRQPRQCTTTHPLRGFSWTTGDQDTEYTNWQNEDSPSLCSMPRCVAVSYSTQVQDDNFKWLDGACVVSVDGYLCHYAYKGMCPALWSEGEGNVNYTTPFNLLSTLLTSVPFGSVATVLCPTGTKEEQTVVCMLREDGSVGWSRESPLCSHFSNLCEQDNGGCEHFCISAGGHVFCKCADGYQLGENGQSCHLSVLCQGASCEFECLPLSDGYRCACLDGYTLAPDERTCLDVDECLQSPCEQICENYEGGFECYCRKGFELMSDHSSCQKIEEGDTITPPLPWITRQAGPAWDYDWNSEQRHTGWPTQEEQSLDWLTDPPRVLNSGVIWLTSIPQEELSYDSALEPLTQDTAKDEEDIGRVDWSEGDQRSQSELNVFSSTTYTTLHPFSSTTITDWYKKDEEAATTAPPLYSTSTISEGALNWWTDLTTLSQSPGKPHHSFTDDNMPRDSSYHKESEGEKQRNLLRENIQFKEEELNKEEKDFVEITHSQNLAVPTKFTSSQPHLIEEGKSDDSLDSATKDGRQKQGSIWLIVGLFIPICIFIVVMLALGIAYCNRCAVKSHNKDATDCYHWISGAHDKQGDSNPSAGTQTHV; this comes from the coding sequence atggggTCTCTGGTGAacagtgctgctgcttttctaTCAACCTCCCTGCTGGTATTGCTCTTTGGATTTTCTTCAGTCCTGGCCCAGGACCTGAGAGAGACAGATGCACTATGTAATTCAGATGGCTGCTTTGTGGTCTATTTTCAACGCAAAACCTTTCTGGACTCATGGAGGGCCTGCAAAGAAAAAGGTGGCAACCTGGCCACCATCAAACAGAAGGAGGATGCAACTACTATTGCCACTCTCTTTTCCACTGTAGACCTGCGCCACTCGCGTACCAAAGTCCAAGTATGGATTGGTCTTCAGCGCCAGCCTCGCCAGTGCACTACCACACACCCATTGCGGGGTTTCTCTTGGACTACTGGTGACCAGGACACAGAGTATACCAACTGGCAAAACGAGGACTCCCCTAGCTTGTGTTCAATGCCTCGCTGTGTGGCTGTGAGTTACAGCACTCAAGTGCAGGATGATAACTTTAAATGGCTAGATGGTGCTTGTGTAGTTTCTGTAGATGGGTATCTTTGCCATTATGCCTACAAAGGAATGTGTCCTGCCCTGTGGAGTGAGGGAGAAGGCAATGTTAACTACACCACACCATTTAACCTTCTGAGTACACTGCTAACCTCTGTACCCTTTGGATCTGTTGCTACTGTACTCTGTCCTACAGGCACCAAAGAGGAACAGACAGTTGTGTGTATGCTGAGGGAAGATGGCTCAGTGGGGTGGTCAAGAGAATCTCCCCTTTGTTCTCATTTCTCCAACCTGTGTGAACAAGATAATGGTGGATGTGAGCATTTCTGTATCTCAGCTGGTGGTCATGTCTTCTGTAAATGTGCTGATGGGTATCAACTTGGTGAGAATGGGCAGAGCTGTCACCTGTCTGTACTTTGTCAAGGTGCCTCCTGTGAATTTGAATGCCTGCCCCTCTCAGATGGCTATCGTTGTGCTTGTCTTGATGGATACACGCTTGCACCAGATGAGCGCACCTGCCTTGATGTAGATGAATGCCTCCAAAGTCCTTGCGAGCAGATATGTGAGAATTATGAAGGTGGGTTTGAGTGCTATTGTAGGAAAGGTTTTGAACTCATGTCTGATCACTCCTCATGTCAGAAGATAGAGGAAGGAGACACTATCACTCCTCCTTTGCCTTGGATCACTCGCCAGGCTGGACCTGCATGGGACTATGACTGGAACTCAGAGCAGCGCCACACTGGCTGGCCTACACAGGAGGAGCAATCTCTGGACTGGCTAACAGATCCACCCAGAGTTTTAAATTCTGGTGTAATTTGGCTCACCAGTATCCCACAAGAGGAATTGTCTTATGATTCAGCACTGGAGCCCTTGACACAGGATACTGCCAAAGATGAAGAAGATATAGGCAGAGTTGATTGGTCGGAGGGGGATCAGAGATCTCAGTCTGAGCTGAATGTTTTCTCATCAACTACCTACACCACTCTTCATCCCTTCAGCTCTACCACTATCACAGACTGGTACAAGAAAGATGAGGAAGCAGCTACTACAGCTCCTCCTTTGTATTCCACCTCAACTATCTCAGAGGGAGCTTTGAATTGGTGGACAGATCTCACCACACTGAGCCAAAGTCCAGGAAAACCACATCATTCTTTTACAGACGATAACATGCCTAGAGATTCAAGCTACCACAAAGAGTCAGAAGGGGAAAAACAGAGGAATCTCCTCAGGGAAAACATTCAGTTCAAAGAGGAGGAGttaaacaaagaggaaaaggacTTTGTAGAAATTACCCACAGTCAAAACCTGGCTGTTCCCACCAAATTTACGTCTTCCCAGCCACACCTAATTGAGGAAGGGAAGAGTGACGACAGCTTGGATTCTGCCACAAAAGACGGGCGACAGAAACAGGGGAGCATTTGGCTCATAGTGGGGCTCTTCATTCCCA